One window of the Candidatus Jettenia sp. genome contains the following:
- a CDS encoding aminodeoxychorismate/anthranilate synthase component II codes for MVIIIDNYDSFTYNLVQQIGAFGARMEVFRNDKVDLKKIEEKMPNHIIISPGPCTPKEAGISNDIIKHFSGKIPILGVCLGHQCIAYTYGADVIRARRLMHGKTSMITHDGKTIYKGLSNPFVATRYHSLTVKRDSLPDCLEITARADDDEIMGIRHKEYPLEGVQFHPESFLTEEGPKLLKNFLAL; via the coding sequence ATGGTAATCATTATCGATAATTACGACTCCTTCACGTATAATCTTGTGCAACAAATAGGTGCATTTGGTGCAAGAATGGAAGTCTTTAGAAATGATAAGGTCGACCTTAAAAAAATTGAAGAAAAAATGCCTAACCATATCATTATATCACCAGGACCTTGCACACCTAAGGAAGCAGGCATCTCCAATGATATTATAAAGCACTTTTCCGGTAAAATACCTATCCTCGGAGTCTGTCTCGGTCACCAGTGTATTGCTTATACCTATGGTGCAGATGTGATCCGTGCACGCAGGCTTATGCATGGCAAGACATCCATGATCACTCATGATGGCAAAACTATTTATAAAGGACTTTCCAATCCCTTTGTAGCAACACGTTATCATTCTCTTACTGTCAAAAGAGATTCATTACCTGATTGTCTTGAGATCACTGCCAGGGCAGATGATGATGAAATTATGGGTATACGCCATAAGGAATATCCGTTGGAGGGTGTCCAGTTTCATCCGGAATCTTTTTTAACTGAAGAAGGTCCAAAACTTCTTAAAAATTTTTTAGCGCTTTAA
- the pyrF gene encoding orotidine-5'-phosphate decarboxylase — translation MENFADRLIATIRAKNSPVVVGLDPYFTLIPDSCKQKPLTPNKDNLEYAAYVILEFNRQVIDIIAPFVGIVKPQIAFYELYGYWGIWAYTETVKYAKQKELIVIGDIKRSDVPSTAEAYANAHIGEVQIDNVIESPFSTDAITVNPFLGTDSLLPFIQTAKKNHKGIFILVKTSNPLSGEFQDLLCGKRKLHEIIAEKIPVWGKELIGKQGYSAIGAVVGATFPQELSILRKIMPAAYFLIPGYGAQGATAKDMKYCFNPDGLGAIINASRSILYAYNLSPWKEKYGVNAWKEATREAIIKMNRELEEISGMI, via the coding sequence ATGGAAAATTTTGCCGACCGCCTTATCGCTACTATCCGCGCAAAAAACAGCCCCGTGGTAGTAGGTCTAGATCCTTATTTTACCCTCATTCCTGATTCATGTAAACAAAAGCCCTTAACCCCGAATAAAGACAATCTTGAGTATGCAGCATATGTTATCCTGGAATTTAATAGACAAGTCATTGATATTATTGCTCCATTTGTAGGTATCGTAAAACCTCAAATTGCATTTTATGAACTTTATGGTTACTGGGGAATTTGGGCCTATACGGAAACTGTTAAATATGCTAAACAAAAGGAATTAATTGTAATCGGTGATATTAAAAGAAGTGACGTTCCCAGCACGGCTGAAGCTTATGCTAATGCCCATATCGGAGAGGTTCAGATAGATAACGTCATCGAATCCCCTTTCTCTACAGACGCCATAACTGTTAACCCATTTTTGGGAACCGATAGTCTGCTTCCTTTTATACAAACAGCGAAAAAAAATCACAAGGGCATATTTATTCTTGTTAAAACATCGAACCCCCTCTCTGGTGAATTTCAGGACCTCTTATGTGGAAAGAGAAAACTCCATGAGATTATTGCAGAAAAGATACCTGTATGGGGAAAGGAATTAATCGGTAAACAGGGATACAGCGCTATTGGAGCAGTCGTAGGAGCTACATTTCCACAAGAATTATCAATTTTACGAAAAATTATGCCGGCAGCTTACTTTCTCATACCAGGTTATGGCGCTCAGGGTGCAACAGCAAAAGACATGAAATATTGTTTCAACCCTGATGGTCTCGGAGCGATTATAAATGCTTCCCGTTCTATTCTTTATGCTTATAACCTCTCGCCATGGAAAGAAAAATACGGCGTGAATGCATGGAAAGAAGCTACCCGAGAAGCTATTATTAAAATGAATAGAGAACTTGAAGAAATCTCAGGCATGATATAA
- a CDS encoding cyclase family protein, protein MKIFLHMLVFGMMVFSHEKYLRGGLLEDVMDGKALVIDLTYPLNEKNPHWPIGNYTPFKYEIIATIKKDRVFSGKYSTPEHLGTHIDAPNHFEQNQPSVDQIPFEQLIGSAVVINITEKTERDADYTLSLSDISSWEKEHGIIPKGSIVLVNTGWSKRWNNFDDYKNIDKNSCMHFPGYSKEAASFLVEKRHIKGIGIDTLSGDCGNCSDFQVHHIINGAGKFILENVANLDKLPPKGATLIIAPIKIEGGSGGQCRIWAILAK, encoded by the coding sequence ATGAAAATTTTTTTGCACATGCTCGTATTCGGAATGATGGTGTTTTCTCATGAGAAATACTTACGGGGTGGCCTTCTTGAAGATGTTATGGATGGTAAAGCTTTAGTTATTGATTTAACGTATCCTTTGAATGAAAAGAATCCTCACTGGCCAATTGGTAATTACACCCCATTTAAATATGAAATTATTGCTACAATCAAAAAAGATAGGGTCTTTTCGGGCAAATACAGCACACCAGAACATCTTGGAACACATATAGATGCACCAAACCATTTCGAACAAAATCAACCTTCCGTAGACCAAATCCCTTTTGAGCAGTTAATTGGATCCGCTGTTGTTATTAATATAACAGAGAAGACAGAGAGAGATGCTGACTATACCCTTTCATTGTCAGATATTTCATCATGGGAAAAGGAACATGGGATAATACCCAAAGGATCGATTGTATTAGTAAATACAGGATGGAGTAAACGGTGGAATAATTTTGACGATTATAAGAACATTGATAAAAACAGCTGTATGCACTTTCCTGGTTATTCAAAAGAAGCGGCTAGTTTCCTGGTAGAAAAGAGACATATCAAAGGTATTGGCATTGATACCCTTAGCGGGGATTGTGGAAATTGTTCCGATTTTCAGGTACATCATATTATAAACGGTGCAGGAAAATTTATCCTTGAGAACGTAGCAAATCTTGATAAGCTGCCTCCGAAAGGAGCCACCCTCATAATAGCTCCGATTAAGATTGAAGGAGGTTCTGGTGGACAGTGCCGTATCTGGGCAATTTTGGCAAAGTAA
- a CDS encoding FprA family A-type flavoprotein — MNPVKLKEGIYWVGEIDWDLRNFHGYLTQRGSTYNAYLILDEKITLIDTVRPHLYEKMMSRLSSLIDPSQIHYIIASHVEMDHSGSLPLLMETARNATIITSPNGHKGLIAHYKRNDWNFKVIKSDESVNLGKRNIKFFHTPMVHWPDNMVSYLEEDNVLFSNDAFGQHIASSERFDDEYPFGIVVEEARKYYANIVLPYSMMVKKAIDLIAPLAIDMIAPAHGIIWRSYVKMILEEYGKWAANQAEMKALIIYDTMWKSTEKIASTIQKAFESYRIPAKILNLQYNHISDIMNDILTAKFICVGSPTLNSNMLPTVAGFLTYLKGLSPKNRIGLAFGSYGWGGQGVRHVEEVLKGCGFDMIESINIQYIPDETQLQGIFDKLKREISGLLETTHLIRSQG, encoded by the coding sequence ATGAATCCAGTAAAATTAAAAGAAGGAATTTATTGGGTTGGAGAAATTGACTGGGATCTTCGCAATTTTCACGGCTATTTAACCCAACGGGGATCAACGTATAATGCCTATCTGATACTTGATGAGAAAATTACCCTGATTGATACGGTCAGACCTCATCTCTACGAGAAAATGATGAGTCGCTTATCTTCTCTCATAGACCCTTCACAAATTCATTATATTATTGCAAGCCACGTAGAAATGGACCATTCCGGGAGTCTGCCACTCCTTATGGAAACTGCCAGGAACGCAACGATTATAACCTCTCCAAACGGACACAAGGGGTTAATTGCTCATTATAAAAGAAATGACTGGAATTTTAAGGTAATTAAATCAGATGAGTCTGTTAACCTTGGTAAGAGAAATATAAAGTTCTTTCATACTCCAATGGTTCACTGGCCGGACAATATGGTGAGTTATCTGGAAGAAGATAACGTCCTTTTTTCCAATGATGCATTTGGACAGCACATTGCTTCTTCTGAAAGGTTCGATGATGAATATCCCTTTGGAATTGTTGTGGAAGAGGCAAGGAAGTATTATGCTAATATTGTTTTACCTTACTCCATGATGGTGAAAAAGGCAATAGATTTAATAGCCCCGCTTGCTATTGACATGATTGCTCCTGCCCACGGGATCATCTGGCGTTCTTATGTAAAGATGATCTTGGAAGAGTATGGAAAATGGGCTGCCAATCAGGCAGAAATGAAGGCGCTGATTATTTATGATACTATGTGGAAATCTACGGAAAAGATTGCTTCTACAATTCAAAAAGCCTTTGAGTCATATAGGATTCCTGCAAAGATACTTAATCTTCAGTATAACCATATTTCTGACATAATGAACGATATATTAACAGCGAAATTTATCTGTGTTGGTTCTCCTACGTTAAATAGTAATATGCTTCCTACTGTTGCAGGTTTTTTAACCTATCTGAAAGGGCTGTCTCCCAAAAACAGAATTGGGTTAGCCTTCGGTTCTTATGGATGGGGAGGACAAGGGGTTCGCCATGTGGAAGAAGTATTAAAGGGATGCGGCTTTGATATGATAGAATCCATAAATATCCAGTACATTCCGGATGAAACGCAACTACAGGGAATCTTCGATAAACTAAAGCGGGAAATATCGGGTTTGTTGGAAACAACCCACCTTATTAGGTCTCAAGGGTAA
- the nuoF gene encoding NADH-quinone oxidoreductase subunit NuoF gives MKKLESPDELVKFRKSLESKYRSDKIRVLICTTGCRALGAEEVFKAFKAEIKKLSLEDKVEIVDTGCQGLCARAPVLTIEPMGIFYGRVTEADVTEIVSRTILKGEVIERLCYTDAGKRIPYVRDIPFYSKQEKIVLRNCGEIDPKNIHEYIVRDGYAALSKVLSDMTPDDVILEMKNSGLRGRGGAGFPTGNKWEFVKKAAGDIKYIICNGDEGDPGAFMDRAVLEGDPHTVIEGMLIGAYAIGARKGIIYVRAEYPIAVEHLKIAIEQAKTLGLLGENILGFQFSFDLEIKMGAGAFVCGEETALIASIEGKRGMPRPRPPFPATNGLWGKPTNINNVETFANVPVIILKGSEFYKAIGTETSKGTKIFALAGNVKNTGLVEVPMGTTLREIVFDIGGGIPGRKKFKAAQMGGPSGGCVPAQHLDLSIDYETVKEVGAIMGSGGLIVMDDSASMVEIARYFMEFCQDESCGKCVPCRIGTKRMLDILTRITKGEGKKEDIDLLRELAEVTKTASLCGLGQTAANPVLSTIRYYINEYEELINKKSFQTSPQQSSVQQP, from the coding sequence TTGAAAAAATTAGAAAGTCCTGATGAACTGGTAAAGTTCAGGAAATCCCTCGAATCGAAATATCGCTCTGATAAGATACGAGTATTGATCTGTACGACAGGTTGCAGGGCGCTTGGCGCAGAAGAAGTTTTTAAGGCCTTTAAGGCTGAGATTAAAAAGCTATCTTTAGAAGATAAAGTAGAAATTGTTGATACCGGTTGTCAGGGTTTATGTGCCCGGGCGCCTGTCTTAACCATTGAACCCATGGGTATTTTTTATGGCAGAGTGACAGAGGCGGACGTTACAGAAATTGTTTCACGAACTATCTTGAAAGGCGAAGTTATTGAGCGGCTCTGTTATACAGATGCTGGCAAACGTATTCCCTATGTTCGTGATATTCCATTTTATAGCAAACAAGAAAAGATTGTATTAAGAAATTGTGGTGAGATCGATCCAAAAAATATTCATGAATATATCGTAAGAGACGGATATGCAGCCCTTTCAAAGGTACTTTCGGATATGACACCGGATGATGTAATTCTTGAAATGAAAAACTCAGGCCTCCGCGGCAGAGGCGGTGCCGGGTTTCCTACAGGCAATAAATGGGAATTTGTTAAAAAGGCAGCAGGAGACATAAAATACATTATTTGTAATGGAGACGAAGGCGATCCAGGTGCTTTCATGGACCGGGCAGTTCTTGAAGGTGACCCCCACACGGTGATTGAGGGGATGCTTATTGGCGCTTATGCAATTGGGGCAAGAAAAGGAATTATCTATGTGCGTGCAGAGTACCCCATTGCAGTGGAGCATTTAAAGATTGCCATAGAACAAGCAAAGACCCTTGGACTTTTAGGAGAAAATATCCTTGGGTTTCAGTTTAGTTTCGATTTAGAAATCAAAATGGGCGCTGGTGCATTTGTATGTGGTGAAGAGACAGCCCTCATTGCCTCTATTGAAGGAAAACGAGGTATGCCGCGTCCACGTCCTCCATTTCCAGCCACCAATGGTCTTTGGGGAAAACCTACGAATATCAATAATGTGGAAACCTTTGCAAACGTACCCGTTATTATTCTCAAAGGATCTGAATTCTATAAAGCTATTGGTACAGAAACGAGTAAAGGCACAAAGATATTTGCTCTTGCAGGTAATGTAAAGAATACAGGGCTTGTGGAAGTTCCGATGGGAACGACACTGCGTGAAATTGTTTTTGATATCGGTGGTGGTATTCCCGGAAGGAAAAAATTCAAAGCAGCTCAAATGGGGGGTCCCTCAGGTGGGTGTGTGCCCGCTCAGCATCTTGATCTTTCTATTGATTATGAAACAGTCAAAGAGGTAGGGGCTATTATGGGCTCTGGTGGCCTTATTGTCATGGATGACTCAGCCTCTATGGTTGAAATTGCACGGTATTTTATGGAGTTTTGCCAGGATGAGTCTTGTGGAAAGTGTGTTCCTTGTAGGATTGGAACCAAAAGGATGCTCGATATTCTTACCCGTATCACAAAAGGAGAGGGCAAAAAGGAGGATATTGACTTGCTCAGGGAATTGGCCGAGGTTACCAAAACAGCATCGTTATGTGGTCTGGGTCAAACGGCAGCCAATCCTGTACTGTCTACAATTCGTTACTATATCAATGAGTACGAGGAATTGATTAATAAAAAAAGCTTTCAAACTTCACCTCAGCAGAGTTCGGTCCAACAACCGTAA
- the nuoE gene encoding NADH-quinone oxidoreductase subunit NuoE — MQKNVTLNKESSPSVDLAQCRSILSNYSSVTHADLIPILQLIQDAYGYLPQDVLIEISAKTRIPLSKIYGVVTFYSQFYLEPRGKYTIKVCTGTACHIKGAPEIKKKISDVLQIQEGETTPDYKFTYTPVACLGTCFLAPVMMIDGRYYGKLTVEKTEAILKGY; from the coding sequence ATGCAGAAAAACGTTACTCTAAACAAAGAAAGTAGCCCTTCGGTTGATTTGGCCCAGTGCAGGTCTATACTCTCAAACTATAGTTCGGTAACTCATGCGGATCTTATTCCTATCTTACAGCTTATACAAGATGCTTATGGGTATTTGCCTCAGGATGTCCTGATAGAAATATCTGCCAAAACACGTATTCCTTTAAGTAAAATTTATGGAGTTGTTACCTTTTACTCACAATTCTATTTGGAACCACGTGGTAAATATACCATCAAGGTCTGCACAGGTACGGCATGTCACATCAAGGGTGCACCTGAGATAAAGAAAAAGATTTCAGATGTTCTCCAGATACAAGAAGGCGAGACAACTCCAGATTATAAATTTACCTATACACCTGTAGCATGTCTAGGTACATGTTTTCTGGCGCCAGTTATGATGATTGATGGTAGATATTATGGGAAATTAACCGTAGAAAAAACAGAGGCTATTCTCAAGGGTTATTAA
- the purQ gene encoding phosphoribosylformylglycinamidine synthase I — protein sequence MTIPKVLILRTAGTNCDYETHYAFEKAGAKVDVIHINILLTNRKLLKNYQILALPGGFTYGDDVSAGKILANQIKYNLGEEITTFIHEKKLILGICNGFQVLTKANLLPAFDLSRNNSTQGEHQQEATLAFNDSNKFEDRWVYLKTCSHKSIFIHDEYIPTIYLPVAHGEGKFIVRDENVLNKITANHQIIFKYVNERGEEAGYPWNPNGSIQNIAGICDSTGQILGMMPHPERYVEPTQHPHWTRNGLKEQGDGFFIFKNAVRYVKTNF from the coding sequence ATGACAATACCAAAGGTATTAATTCTCAGAACAGCCGGAACAAATTGTGATTATGAAACCCACTATGCCTTTGAAAAAGCAGGGGCAAAGGTGGATGTAATTCATATCAATATACTCCTGACAAACCGGAAACTACTGAAGAATTATCAGATATTAGCTCTTCCTGGTGGATTTACTTACGGAGATGATGTTTCTGCTGGTAAAATATTAGCAAATCAAATCAAATATAATCTGGGAGAGGAGATTACAACCTTTATTCATGAGAAAAAATTAATCCTTGGGATATGTAATGGATTTCAAGTATTAACAAAGGCGAATTTACTGCCAGCTTTTGACCTGTCCCGTAACAATAGTACACAGGGTGAACATCAGCAAGAGGCTACATTGGCCTTTAATGACTCGAACAAATTCGAGGATCGTTGGGTTTATTTAAAAACCTGCTCTCACAAATCTATCTTTATCCATGATGAGTACATCCCGACAATATATCTGCCAGTAGCGCATGGAGAAGGGAAATTTATTGTACGGGATGAGAACGTTTTAAATAAGATCACAGCGAATCATCAGATTATCTTTAAATATGTAAACGAACGCGGAGAAGAAGCTGGTTATCCATGGAATCCCAACGGTTCCATTCAAAATATCGCGGGAATTTGTGATTCGACAGGTCAAATTCTCGGTATGATGCCGCATCCCGAAAGGTATGTAGAGCCGACACAGCACCCACATTGGACACGTAACGGACTCAAAGAGCAAGGAGACGGTTTTTTCATTTTTAAAAATGCAGTTCGTTATGTTAAAACTAATTTTTAA
- the purL gene encoding phosphoribosylformylglycinamidine synthase subunit PurL — translation MYSRIEVFFKSEFPDPLGNTIRSEIETFGFPGVASVRVHQVYIIFGNVSKHDLGTIAKKLLADTVTQHYQYNGDTGTHRGVSDRSPFHIIEISRKPGVMDPAELSILKALRDIGIHVDGIKTAQKYIINGNLSRETVHTIATRVLANTKIEDVFVYPEMPDYNHSNIHYTFKKNFVPLLDAGNARLEEISRLGQLSLNLQEMQAIQEYYRSLKREPTDVELETIAQTWSEHCIHKTLKGIIDFNGNRIDNLLRNTIMRVTEELNKPWCVSVFKDNAGIIQFDDCYNICFKVETHNHPSAIEPYGGANTGVGGVIRDIMGTGLGGKPILNTDIFCFGLPDTPLDKIPKGVLHPKRIMKGVVAGVRDYGNRMGIPTSNGAVFFDERYIGNPLVFCGTVGIIPKNKCQKEAHPDDLIVVVGGRTGRDGIHGATFSSVELHDRSEQISGGAVQIGNAITEKALLDALLQARDKGLYTCITDCGAGGLSSAIGEMGENLGAIVYLEKVPLKYEGLSYSEIWISESQERMVLAVPPEKESEILHLFKTENVEATVIGRFTRDRILRLMYNSQGVGEIEMNFLHKGIPRLERKAVWHRRVFEEPVLSEKEDYGFDVKKILSAWNVCSKEWIIRQYDHEVQGGSVLKPLQGIQNDGPGDACIIIPVLGSRKGIIVSNGMNPRYGDIDPYHMAASAIDEALRQIIAVGGSLKQVALLDNFCWGNTNKPDRLGSLVMAAQACYDIALAYGTPFISGKDSLNNEFVTDKETIVIPPTLLISAISVMEDVRNAVSMDIKEPGNLIYLIGLTRAELGGSHYYHIHGYTGNNVPKVDVILGTRIMNALSEATNQRIIKSCHDCSEGGLAVTAAEMAFAGGYGMLLNLSAIATEGQIHRNDTLLFSESNTRFVVEVRPEHHKQFEALIKDIPYGMIGKVIGEPLLKINGLNNRLIVHENIYDLKEAWQSPLRW, via the coding sequence ATGTACTCAAGAATAGAGGTATTTTTTAAGAGCGAATTTCCTGATCCTTTAGGAAATACCATACGATCAGAAATTGAAACGTTTGGCTTTCCCGGCGTGGCAAGCGTAAGGGTTCACCAGGTTTATATCATTTTTGGAAACGTAAGCAAACATGATTTGGGTACGATTGCCAAGAAGCTTCTCGCGGATACGGTTACTCAGCATTATCAATATAACGGGGATACAGGAACTCATAGAGGGGTGAGTGATCGTTCGCCTTTCCACATTATTGAAATTAGCCGTAAACCAGGTGTTATGGACCCTGCAGAACTATCGATTTTGAAAGCACTCCGTGATATAGGAATACATGTAGACGGTATTAAAACAGCACAAAAATATATCATAAACGGAAACCTATCACGGGAGACCGTTCATACTATTGCGACCCGGGTTCTTGCAAATACCAAGATAGAAGATGTTTTTGTTTATCCGGAGATGCCAGATTACAACCACAGCAATATCCATTATACCTTTAAGAAGAATTTTGTACCCTTGCTAGACGCTGGTAATGCCCGGCTGGAAGAGATAAGCAGGCTTGGTCAGCTCTCTCTCAATCTTCAGGAAATGCAAGCGATTCAGGAGTATTACCGGTCACTGAAACGAGAACCTACAGATGTTGAACTTGAAACAATTGCACAGACATGGTCTGAGCATTGTATCCATAAGACCTTAAAAGGCATTATTGATTTCAACGGGAACCGCATTGATAACCTGTTACGCAACACGATTATGAGAGTTACGGAAGAGCTTAATAAACCATGGTGTGTTTCTGTATTTAAAGATAATGCCGGTATTATACAATTTGATGATTGCTATAATATTTGTTTTAAGGTAGAGACCCACAACCATCCCTCCGCAATTGAACCATACGGAGGAGCTAATACGGGTGTCGGGGGTGTAATCAGGGATATTATGGGTACAGGATTAGGAGGCAAGCCGATTCTTAATACTGATATATTCTGTTTTGGTCTGCCCGATACCCCCCTGGATAAAATTCCGAAGGGTGTTTTGCATCCAAAAAGGATCATGAAAGGCGTTGTTGCTGGTGTGAGGGATTATGGTAATCGTATGGGTATTCCTACCTCAAATGGCGCTGTCTTTTTTGATGAACGATATATTGGCAACCCGCTCGTCTTTTGTGGAACTGTAGGTATTATACCAAAGAATAAATGTCAAAAAGAGGCTCACCCGGATGATCTCATTGTTGTTGTAGGGGGGAGAACCGGCCGTGATGGAATCCATGGCGCAACATTTTCCTCCGTAGAATTACATGATCGGTCAGAACAGATCTCCGGAGGTGCTGTACAAATTGGAAATGCAATAACAGAAAAGGCGTTATTGGATGCCCTCTTACAGGCGCGTGATAAGGGGTTGTACACCTGCATTACCGATTGCGGAGCCGGAGGTTTATCCTCTGCTATCGGTGAAATGGGTGAAAATTTAGGAGCAATTGTTTATCTGGAAAAGGTGCCTCTTAAATATGAGGGCCTCTCTTACTCAGAGATCTGGATCTCTGAGTCACAAGAGCGGATGGTGCTTGCTGTTCCGCCAGAAAAAGAGTCTGAGATTCTTCACTTATTTAAGACAGAAAATGTAGAAGCAACGGTTATCGGAAGATTTACCCGTGATAGGATATTGCGCCTGATGTACAATTCTCAGGGAGTTGGAGAAATAGAGATGAATTTCCTCCACAAAGGTATACCGAGATTAGAGCGCAAAGCTGTATGGCATAGACGTGTCTTTGAAGAGCCTGTTTTGTCCGAAAAGGAAGATTACGGATTTGATGTAAAGAAGATACTCTCTGCCTGGAATGTTTGCAGTAAAGAATGGATTATACGCCAATATGATCATGAAGTGCAGGGAGGAAGTGTATTAAAGCCTCTTCAGGGTATCCAGAATGATGGGCCGGGCGATGCATGTATTATTATCCCTGTGCTGGGGAGCAGGAAAGGTATTATTGTATCGAATGGAATGAACCCGCGATATGGTGATATAGATCCGTATCACATGGCTGCCTCGGCAATTGATGAGGCGCTACGGCAGATAATAGCCGTTGGCGGAAGTTTAAAACAGGTTGCACTCTTAGATAACTTCTGCTGGGGTAATACCAATAAGCCGGACCGTCTTGGCAGTCTCGTAATGGCTGCGCAGGCTTGCTATGATATTGCTCTTGCATATGGGACTCCCTTTATTTCTGGAAAAGATAGCCTGAATAACGAATTTGTTACTGATAAAGAGACGATTGTAATTCCTCCAACGCTCCTTATTTCTGCTATTTCAGTAATGGAAGATGTGCGGAATGCTGTGTCAATGGATATCAAAGAGCCTGGTAATCTGATCTATCTTATTGGGCTTACTCGTGCCGAATTAGGCGGCTCGCATTATTACCATATCCACGGATATACGGGAAATAATGTCCCAAAGGTGGACGTAATCCTGGGCACGAGAATCATGAATGCTCTATCCGAGGCAACGAATCAGAGAATTATCAAATCTTGTCATGATTGCTCTGAGGGAGGCCTTGCCGTTACCGCGGCAGAGATGGCATTTGCAGGGGGATATGGTATGTTGCTTAATCTCTCTGCCATAGCGACAGAAGGTCAAATCCACAGAAACGATACTCTTCTTTTTTCTGAGTCAAATACCCGTTTTGTTGTTGAGGTACGGCCTGAACATCACAAGCAATTCGAAGCCCTTATAAAAGATATTCCTTACGGAATGATAGGAAAAGTTATCGGAGAGCCGTTGCTCAAAATTAACGGACTCAACAACAGGCTAATTGTTCATGAAAATATTTACGATTTAAAAGAAGCATGGCAATCGCCATTGAGATGGTAG
- a CDS encoding prephenate dehydrogenase, with product MYFETICIIGPGLIGGSIGLALKKRNLARTIIGVSQRASSLEKALKMNAIDIGVSCIDKAVKDADIVILATSVNQIIKTAKEVIQLMKSNAILTDVGSTKNCIVEQITQNMRSDVAFIGAHPIAGSEKKGVEFASPDLFEGCTCVVTPSQLNHTSALDTISCLWKLLGAKVIYLTPEQHDKILADVSHLPHLVASCLINAIKKEYLGYGASGLRDTTRVASGDPELWVDIFDQNRENIIQSIDQLIVELIGFKNDLLHKDNTTLLNRLRMAKVSRDSVFHNNSINQKNEIKE from the coding sequence ATGTACTTCGAGACCATCTGTATAATCGGCCCAGGGCTTATTGGTGGTTCCATTGGTTTAGCGTTAAAAAAAAGAAATTTGGCAAGAACCATTATTGGGGTAAGCCAGAGGGCTTCTTCTTTAGAAAAAGCCCTTAAAATGAATGCTATTGATATTGGAGTTTCATGTATTGATAAGGCTGTGAAAGATGCTGATATTGTAATACTAGCTACATCAGTAAATCAAATTATTAAAACTGCAAAAGAAGTTATACAATTAATGAAGAGTAATGCTATTCTCACTGATGTAGGCAGTACAAAGAATTGCATCGTTGAACAAATAACTCAAAACATGAGAAGCGATGTTGCCTTTATCGGTGCGCATCCTATTGCCGGGTCAGAGAAAAAGGGTGTTGAGTTTGCCTCACCTGATCTTTTTGAAGGTTGTACATGCGTTGTAACACCATCGCAACTCAACCATACAAGCGCATTAGACACAATCTCCTGTTTATGGAAACTCTTAGGTGCTAAAGTAATATATTTAACCCCGGAACAACACGATAAAATATTGGCGGATGTAAGTCACCTCCCTCATCTGGTTGCGTCATGCCTTATAAATGCAATCAAAAAGGAATATCTTGGTTATGGTGCCAGCGGATTAAGGGATACTACAAGAGTCGCATCTGGTGATCCGGAGTTGTGGGTAGATATTTTTGATCAAAATCGCGAGAATATCATACAATCAATCGATCAGCTTATAGTTGAACTTATCGGATTTAAAAATGATCTTTTACATAAAGACAATACTACGTTACTGAACAGACTAAGAATGGCAAAGGTATCACGTGATAGTGTATTTCATAATAATTCGATAAACCAAAAAAACGAAATTAAAGAATAG